The genomic interval GAATACAACTCTGTAAATCTGTACGGTGTAATGACTGAAGTATCCTCTATATTTGGACAAAGTTATCGGTTCTGTTCTAACATTCCTTTTATGTGTTATGAGAGAAACTGATCTCATAATCATTAgccttttaaaagtatttttgctTGTGCGTGTGGGTGGGATGCCAGACGTGTTCAGTTCATACTAGAGTATAGGGTCAatattttgttttccatttacATTTCTTGACATAAACACTTTGATGGAACACGTTCAGTTTATGGAGGCAGGTTTTTGGCAACCTCCAGCTTATCATTTTCAACAAGTGGTTGGATCACTAGCCATTTTAATTTTAgggttgttttatttgttttttttgtttaaattttatttttgttgttgtttttaacaaaaggtgaTTAGCATCCATCCTGAAACAGACACATAGAAAGGGAGCGAAAACTTCAAATCGACACAGTTAACTTAAAAAGAGGGGTTAATATGCAGAAAGAGGGAACTAGTGATGCATAAATGGTTCGGTGGTACATTAAATGTAAGACGCACGGACCACACGTGTAATTAGTGGTGTGAACAGATGTAATTGTACAAGATCAAATATGTGCAGAAGTTTCAGAAGGAATTATAAAAGCTATAACTGTTCATAGGTTCTATAAATTATGTGTAGACTAGAGCAGGCTCTTTTGAAGTTTTAAAAGATGTTAATATCATCATATGTAATGATTGTCTTTCAGCTGTAGCTTCTTACCAACAGTATGTGAAAAATTTTTACAAATTATATGgagatttaataaaatattctaaaTGAAGCTGGCTGTGAATTTCTGATCTGACGCATGGATTCGAGTGCTGTAGTTCTTTCAATGTGTCGTTTCTCTAGACTAAACCGTACAATATTTGAGTAACAGGTTTTTTTCAGGTTTTACTGCTGTTTCCCGTTCTTGCTGCTACACGCCGTACTTATGAAGAACATGGAAATATCCTCGGATTACGGTAATCCACCTCTGTGGTAAGCAGCTCATTATGGCTCCACAACTAATCTTTTGTGTCCAGTGTTTAATccgttttttctttctgtcataCGAGATGATTTTAAATGCAAGAGGCATAGAGTTCAGTTAGAGACGTGCGTCCAGACTTTCTGTGAAAGGTGGGAAAGTGATCACTTTAGAGTCggttgaggggggaaaaaatgctttaaaataatgttCCTGAGCTCCGTTTGTTTTGACAACCAACTGGTCCCCTCttcgctgttataataacctcgacagttctgggaaggctttccactagattttggagcgtggctgtggggatttgtgttcattcagccataagcgctttagtgaggtcaggcactgatgtcgtgTGAGGAAGTCTGGGGTGCAGGCGATGTTCCTGTTCATCacgggttgaggtcagggctctgtgcaggacagttcttaaatttacatttacatgtattcatttagcagacacttttacaaattaggaaatacaagcaaagaacaatatatcaagcggagaacaatacaagtagtgctactgtacaagatttataatcgagttctagaggagcaaagtgcgcagagtcgaggaTAATGTGTGGTTGGAGTTGTAGAGGTTAggtaagtgctcacggaagagctgggcctttagctgttttttgaagatgtgacagattctgtggtctggattgaggATGGAAGTTCAGttcaccactgaggaacagttactgtgaaggttctggaaagggaccttgagtcacgctgagtaggaactactaaacatcggtcgttaatcgatcgcagattgcgtgagggaacgtaagcctcaaggagagtgttgaggtaggagggtgctgttccagacaaggtcttgtacgtgaccatcaaggccttgaatttaaTACGGgaggctacaggaagccagtggagggagacgaagaggggtgtgacatgggtccttttgggctggttgaagacgaggcgtgctgctctAGTtggagttcttctactccaacatTAGCAATCTATCTctttatggagctcgctttgtgcacagagacactgtcatgctggaacatgtttgggcttcTTGGTTCCtgtgaaaggaaatcttaattCTACAGTTtgaagacattctagacaattgtgtgcttccacatttgtggcaacagtttcaGGAAGAGCCACATAcggggtgtgatggtcaggtgtccacatactgtaCTTTTGGCATAGTGTATATACATGCTATAGTTTTCTTCTGAAGACATTTTCAGACAACAATAAAGTCaacaaaatggcacaaaatacTTGCGGAATTGTTTTATGAAGTGCTAGAAATGTGTGCTGTGGTAGGACAGTTTGACAAAGTAAAACAAACCGTTAGAACACTGGCAGTCAACCACGTGAGGCTGTAATGTCGCCTTTTCCATGTACGCCACCTCTGACTATGGTGGTCTCAGTGCACCCCCTGGTGCCAGTCAGTAATACTGTGCTTACACTGTGCTCACCAAGAGAGACATCACCACCAGGTGGAGACAGAAATGGGATGGCTGATtttcattcagttttatttgtatagaacttttaacaataaacactgtcacaaagcagctttacaaaaatatggatatagatttagatccaTAAAGAGCAGGTCAGACAGCgacgaggaaaaactccctgagacgacatgaggaagaaaccagagaggaaccagactcataaAGGGaacctcttctgggtgacacccaATAGTGTGATTTATAAATCAATACTCTTTCACAGCTGTGTACTATAAAGTCAAAAAGTACTTAGTGTTTTGAAGGTGATGTTCATTAACAGCGTCAGGGTCCGTTATGAATGCAGTAGAGTTTTTAATATCAGTGGCTcatgaccatagattttggtgtGGCGGGCCTACGTTAATCATaacatagcctcaaacaaaattcgTTAGTCTTTTTCACTCAACTTATGCTATAGGCTGCTATCTAATGAATAACTCCTTAATTGGCAGTTGAGAGTGGACAATATATAGCCATCCAGAGTCTAGCAGCTCCTTCTGAGGAGTTTCAGTCACAATTGCATACAATCTACTCCAATACAATTCTGTTTTAATACCAATTAAATATACTTTTGAGTgacaaatgattttaaaaaatggtatttGATTGATATAATCTGTCTTTCTGATGATTTGCTTGCAGTCTACTCACTGCCTCACTTCGcttccatagagttattattgcatcTAGTGGGCCCATGATTGCACAACTAGAGACTCATAGGGGCAGGATTTGCGCTGCCTAGTCCAGGCTGCGGAAAAGAAGAAACATGCCTCCCTTTTCCAATGCCAACATTTTTTGGTGGTTTTGTTTCAggtcttttttgtgttttttgaatgtagttgggctggaaatttCGCTGAAACATGTCAGCCCTGGTTAACGATATTACCCCGAAAAGCTGAACAAAGGTACATCTTACTCAAAAAAACCCCTCTGTGAATCGAGATGCAAATATACATTAAGGCAGTAATataagaggctcaaacctgttccagcacgacaagCTCCTCTGCACAAAGCGAAGACACGGTttactggaagaactcgagtggcctgcacaaagccctgatcTTAACCCATGAACAGAACGCCAACTgcgccccaggcctcctcacccgacatgcctgacctcactaatgctctagaggctgaatgagcacatatctccacagtggaaagccttcccagggGAGTGGGGGTTGTTGTTATAACCGTGAAGAGGGGACTATACCTGGAATGTTCAAaaggcacatatgggtgtaatggtcaggtgaccacaaacttttggccatgtgaTGTATAATTTTCACTGCACATGCAGCCTGAACTGGACATGAAAATATCACTTCTGCAGAGAGTCTTTATTACAGATTAAGACATGGTCTGTCGTTTGTCGGAAGCAGTAAAATGCGgcataatgaaataaatcacagaCTCGAGGCGCTGCATAGTAAATAATGAGGTTCGTGTTTTCTCAAGTTATTTAGCGTAAATGTGTCCTGCAATTATTAggtctatttttatttcagcctATATGCCTACATCAATTCGTGGTGCATGTACTGAggattttctgaaaaaaattaaataaattgattagatacattcatccatctattttctataccgcttatcctacatggtcacatggaacctggagcctatcccagggagcatcaggcacaaggtggggtacaccctggacagggtgccaatccaacacagggcacaatcacatacatgttcacacatgacatgccaaacagcctaccgtgcatgtctttggactaggggagaaAACcaaagtacccagaggaaacccccgcagtacggggagaacatgcaaactccgtgcgcacacacacacacagggccacggcatGAATCGaatccccgaccctggaggctttggacctgcctgatccatcctgatgccctacctctggatgaaGCTCTCATTAACTGGAGGCTACAACCTGGAgactgctgaggatggtaccgcttgaagtaccatgaaatgtttttggacctcaattccacatggacattctcgctgtggttactgggactacggttgctgttATGGCctttggactgcaattaccacatacaattttgcactcagttctcctttagtgaacagtggactagttcaacaaagacttcatgttaaaacagtaatgaacttccctttactttcacactatccgttgttacccagatgaggacgggttcccttctgagtctggttcctctcaaggtttcttcctcatatcatcctGGGGAGaatttcctcgccaccgtcatcACCAGCTTGCTCACTAGGgttaaattcacacgcttaaaatctgtatcctgtgtttatatatttctgtaaagctgctttgaaacaatgtccgttgtaaaaagcgttctacaaatcaaattgaattggaggtgtgaggcaaatgtgctaaccactaagccaccatgcgcccttaGATACTTATATGAATAAATCAATCCCATATATACAgtcaaacaacagcaacaagcTGGACACATTTGGGAAATGGTTCCTTAATAGCTAAGGGTTTTCTTCTGCTTGAAACTCTTTGTGACAAGGAAACACTGTTGTACGGTTCTATATAGAACATGTAGTGTTTCCCCAGAGGGACAGGCTGAAGAACCTTAAAGGGTTCTAGATGAAACCTTTTCCACCCCAAGAGGGTAACTCATGTGTGCTTTATCTTGGAGGGTCTGTAGATTCAACAGCCTTTTGAATTGAATCCGCCACTTTCTTCAGGGGACGGGGGATTTCTGCCTTATCAGTGGTATATTCAGATGACTTTTGGTTCCGTCTGATGGTGATGGggggcttagtagttagcacgttcgcctcacacctccagggtcggaggtttgattcccactgtgtgtgtgtggagtttgcatgttctccccgtgctgtgggggtttcctctgggtgctccggtttcctcccccagttcaaagacatgcatggtaggctgagtggcgagtccaaagtgtccgtagtgtatgaatgggtgtgtgaatgtgtatgtgattgtgccctgcgatgaattggcaccctgtccagggtgtaccccgcctcgtgcccgatgctccctgggggataggctccaggttcccccgtgaccctgaaggaaggataagcggtatagaagatggatggatggcgaTGGTGCTCTCAGGCTCCTCTGGAACACTGATTCTCGGGCTTCCTACAGCGATGGAAATCACAATACCAAAAGGCAATCAAATATATTATTCACGTTTTATATTTACAAGACTGTCTGACTGGAAGTTAATCCAGACctcaataatgaaataaatgaaagaaagggtcgaacaaaagcaaaaatagcATCGACCGTATTTAATTCATGTGCATTACAGTTTGAATATTCGGATTATATTCATAAcaatacatttgtttaaaataaataaataaatacatacatacatacacattgtTTTACAGTTTAATTGGTTCCtggatgtagaaaaaaaaagtatccgCTCTGACCCGGAAGTAGAACGGGAGTTCAACAGTATGGCGTCTCTGGCGATGCGCATTCGTATAAAAATATGCTGTAgctagcaggaaaaaaaaaattcagtcaaACGATAAAAGATAATTAGAGAAGTGATTTAATTTGAATGTCACCTTATACTTTTTCTACAGAGTAAATAAATAGGCGTAGTCGCCTGTTGAGCAGCAAAGCGCGTGTGACGGTGCTGGTTTTTTGTGTGAGTTCAGTGTTAgcgcgtttgtgtgtgtgtgtgtgagagagagagcttctCATCGCAGCGGCAGGTATGTAACGTTAGCTAATGGAAAATACGATTCATGTTGCTTGCTGGAGCTAACTCCATTAGCGAATAAAATGCAGTCCAGTGTAGAAGCTGTCATATAACGAGGGTTTTAATTTATACGCGATTGGGATTGTGATATTCTGGGTATTTGACACACAATCCTTCTGGCTCTGATGCATGGTTATCCAGACTATCTCTTTAACTCCCACTCGTGTGTTTAGTCCAGAGAGGTGAAGTGATGGAGTCATCTGAGCAATGTCCTCCAGACTCAGCCCAACAGGAGGTGAACCCAGTGTTCCTCCAGCAGCTCAGAGAACTGGATATCCCTGAGGAAGCAGCCAGACAGGTCTGTATCAACCAGGTCACCAGTACTGCAGCTAATATCTGTGGACTGTATCACAAAGCATCAacagcatttattcattcattcatctttagtcagggttgtggtggatcacAATCCTATTCCTGGAACACTGGGCTCGAAGCTgggacacaccctggatgggacaccggTCCGTTTCCagagcaccatacacacacagtctttcACACTTAGAGGGCTTTCAGACTGGCAGATTAGTCTGAAACAGAGCacggtttgcatgaaaaattaGTCATGCAGACCGGGAAGCGCCCCGCGGTACCAAACCCGAGACTACCCGAGTTCAGTTATACTGGAACTGTGCCGCGATTCCCGTCGACTTGAACATAAGTCGTATTCGGGTCCGCATTTGTTCAAGAAGTAAAGTACCCATCCGCTAAACCTGTGTTTTAGCCGATGAGGACGACGTTATTTTCCACAACGCACGtgtaccatgagtggcaggggaacGTCGTGGGACACAGAACATGTGAGGCGCCTTATGTTCACTCTGCTGCACATAACCGCAccgaaataataaacaaacaaaaaatatggcGAGTCCCGTTGTGTTCTCCATGCGCATTTGTGATGAGGTAAGATGAACACAAATGCACCAGTTCAAATGAAATGGGTCGATAGAATcaagtgagtctgaaaccagaGCTTGGGGGGGTGCCCGGGAACAATCACACTCGGATTCGAACCGCAGCATAcatgcccagtgtgaaaaccaccttaAGTGAAACTTGACACAGCCAATATAACCTACTGTTTCTGGGAGCGGGGAGGAAAGCCTCATGGACATGGATGGAGAACGTGCACAGAagcagtaacccgagctcaggattgaacctggcatcctggagctgtgagcgGGCGATGCTagataaaacaatacaatataatacgAGCGATTCAGTTCAGACAGTAAATTATAGTAAATTATAAATAtgcatattattttaaatattggaTCTTGGTCCATGCTTATTggattaatataatattacacaggtataaatacaattttaaggTGCAAAAGAATAACGGTCCATGTTTCAATTCTAAGACTTTTTTTCTCACAAGAATGTAACGAATCTGTAGTGcgtattatatttttgttctgCTTTTTCGTTTTACTCATATTAGTGTGTATGTTATCTGATTATCACAGGCACTCCTACACACAAGGAATGTGTCTGCTGAGGAGGCGGCAATGTACTACTTCAACAAACTGGAAAATGAGGTCTGTTAATGATTGCACACCTACACATCCACATTAAAGCACATCGCcttgtgtgtctgtttctgaGTGCGTTTGTTCTGTCCGTTGTCTCAGGAAGAAGGGGATGAAGATGTGATGTTCAAGATGGTCTTTGTTGTGAACATGGAGCTGTCCATGGGAGTGGGGAAGGTATATGTAAAAACTGTTGCGTTGCCTAAACAGCTTAATGTACAGTACAAAGTGAGCCAAAGTGCTGATATTTTCAGTGCACCCCCTCCAGGTGGCAGCACAGGTGGGCCATGCAGCTGTGGCTCTGTACCAGGCCATGCAGGAGAAGAATACTTGGAGAGAGATGGCTTGGAAATGGGACCATGCTGGGTGCGTCAATCAATCCTTAATAACTCTTGAAATATCTCTGAAGCACTTAATCCTTTCAGAGATTGTTGATAAAAATAGAAGGTAGTCTCTTTGAAGTCAACGTGATCACTAGTTCTGGTTTCATTAGTTAACTTGAAGTCTCTGTAAAAGTAAACATGGCCATTTAAAGCTCAAGACAGTTGAAAACAACCTTAATAATGTCACTTATTCactaattttgttgttttgaaatGGGCAGAATTATATAAGATTGTATGCTTGTTTGTATACATCCTTTTTATCCTTCTGTGGAAATGTGACTGAATTCCCTGTCTGGTTGATGCTGTATGCCATTACTAGGATGAAAGATAATTGAATTATTAAGATGAAACATAAAGGGCAGAACCTTGGTAGTCACTAGACCTGTGGTAGAAAACAGATAAATAAGTGAGAAatatcataaatgtaaattaagtaacatgtatattaaatataaaaggaGTATTAGTAAATCAGGGAGTGAAGtaaacatttcatatatatatatatatatatatatatatatagcacacgACAAAAATGCAGTAAAAAATTAAGGAattgaaatggatttaatttaAAGATTACAGTATTTTCTTAGAGATTGTACCTGAACAAACATCATcttgaagaccaaggagctaaAAAAGAGAAGCAACCAAAAGTTGTAGGGTAATATTACAGATCCATAGTTCAGATAGGAGAAGCTGTTCATAAGACAGCCATAAACATGGACACTTTTGAAAAATTTAACATTTTGACCTTGGTATAAAGCTGTATGTTTGGTAAAAACCCAACACTACTCAACATGTTGAACACCATTCCCAgcatgaagcatggtggtggtagcatcatgttgtgttACCGTTGGCCTgctggttgcttctctgactaatgcctTCTTCACTGGGGACACGGACATTTGATGGACGGCTTCTTCAAGGCCAAGTCActgttgtgccatattctttccatttttaaataacGGATTTTATGACATTCTGTGGGATGTGTCAAATTTGGGTTTttacgttatttatttatttatttatttatttatttaacaaacgcTGATTGATACTTTCCCAGAACTTTTCATAGCTCATTGGTCTTCATAATGCTGTTTGTGTTTACGAATGTTCGCTAACAAACTCTGCATCCATTtcggaacaggtgtatttatactaAAATCACACGATTCACATAGGTGAATTCCACTTAACTGCTTAAGTGACTTCATGTGGTTTCACAGCAAAAGGGGTGAAGACTTGCGCAGTTACagcatttaaatgttttaatttgtaataattttccAAACTATATTGATTTTCCCTCCCGCTTTAACATTAGGAGTTATTTTTGTATAGATTCACGACATAATCCATTTCAGTTCTAGGCTGTAACATtagaaaatgtagaaatgttcaagggggtgaatacttagaCAAACCAATGTAATTTGTAGACAATACCAGCTTTTTTTCTCCAGGCCAAGTCACATTTGTGCTAAGTCTCTTGCTCGAGGACACACTTTGTCATGTATAAAGAAGAAAGCCAACATGACGACGTAGTGTTTGAATGAAATGCTCTAACTGACACCCTTATTTATCTTGCTGGTATTGATGCATATGGCTTTGTTGTGTTTACACATTCAGAGCTAAGAAGATTGTGCTACAGGGCACCAACATGGCACACCTATTGGAGTTGCAGGCTCTCGCTATGAGTCTGAGCCTCCCTACAAAACTGATACAGGATGCCGGACTCACACAGGTAGAAAAAATTTATCAGTGACATCTGAAAACAAATATATTGCAGAGATATGAGAACCAATCAAATTCCAAGACAGTGTTGtgttcattgtttttctttctcttggaTTAAAATTGACACACAGCCTAAGATATGTAAAAGGCTATATaaacactcactgaacactttatttggaacactacactactactactactactactactactaataataataataataagccttTATTTGCCACAAATacattaaagcacagtgaaatattttttcttatgaAGTTGGAATCCGAGCgcaaggtcagccatgatacagcgcccctagAGCAGagtgggttaagggccttgctcaagggtcctacagtggcagcttggcagtggtggagcttgaacccccaaccttctgatcagtaactcagagatttaactgttgagccaccactgccgtACCCATACTAGGTAGGGTCCCCCTTTACTCTcaaaacagcttcaattctTTCGCGGCATGGATTTCACaaaatgttggaaacattcctttgagattctggtccatgttgacatgattgcatcacacaatcCCTGCAGATTTTCCAGGCGCACTTGAACATGCTGCGAATCTCTCGTTCTACTACATCCCAAACGTGTACTGTTGGATTCAGCTCCGGTGACTGGGAAAGCCACTGAAGAACAACTCATCGTCACGTTCATGAAACCaatttgagacgacttttgctttgtggcatggtgcattatcatgctggaaattAGAacatgggtaaattgtggccataaagggatgcacatggtgaGCAACAATATTCAAATAGACTGTGGCATTCAGGTGATGGTTGGTTGATATTGATGGACACAAAGTGTGGCAATAAAACATTCCCCAcgccattacaccacctccaccagcctggactgttgacacaagacAGATTGGGTCTATGGATTGATTCTTTTGGTGCCAAGTTTGACCCTAACTTCTGTGTGTCTCAGCAGAAATGAGATTCATCAGAACAGACTTATGTTTTTCCAGtcctcaactgttcagttttggtgagcctgttcccactgcagcctcagctttctgttcttggctgacaagagtgAAACcagacatggtcttctgctgttgtagcccatccacctcaaggtttgacgtgttgtgcattctgagcatcagcaaggtgtttctgtctgcagaactgccGTTCActggctgtttttttgttattgcaccattctgagtaaactctacagactattgtgtgtgaaaattccaggagatcagcagttatagaaacactcacaccagcctgtctggcaccaacaaccttACCACGTTCAAAATCGCTGAGACccgtatttgcatgattttatgcgttgtgctgctgctacaagATTGACTGATTGATGAGGTAATAGCATGAacgagtaggtgtacaggtgttcctaataaagtgcttgcTGAGTGTAAATTTGACCTAATAATGATGATTGATTGTTTAGTATGTTCAGCTGAAGTGATAAAACTGTGCATAATCATTTTaagttttaagttatttaagCTCTTTGGTAACCACCAGCCTCCTGATTTTAGGTGGAGCCAGGCTCTAGCACTGTGCTGGCCATCATGGGAGACGAAGAAATGGTCAATAATGTTACAGGCAGCCTGAAACTGCTTTGAGCACTGAAAAGAAGCAACAGTAGAAATACAGATGTGTAAAGTGCCACTGTGTGTCCACAGGGGGGCAGAACAGTCCCACAGCAGCATGGCTCGctgcacaaaaaacacagcataaTCTATGGCATTCACATATTTCTACTGACactcctatacacacacacacacacacacacacacaataacaataatattatcTGAAGTAGGAGAAGGGCTGCGCATGTGGGTGGGTGCCTGGATGTGTCAGTTCTGgttgatttaacatttacagtgtATCTGCATTCAGTTCTGCAATTACATAAAGGTCTTTGATTCTATAGAAAACCGTGAAAATGTGTGAAGCCACATTGAACATATCAATAATTGATCAAATAGATAGAAGATGCCAACTTATGTCctgttacataaataaatataccccTTAAAGTTAGAACTTAGTGTTTTGGTGATCGTTGGACCAAATTAGTCATTgtgaaagaattaaatgaattGTAACACTACATACATGTAAAACATCATCTCAAGAAGTAAGAACTCCTGAGATGAGTTTATTGATTATCTGCAATGGGGCTTCCTTTGTTGTGAGTTGTGATGTATAAATCTATGTTTTGTCTAGAATTTTTATGTAAGTGTGATGATACGCCTTCCTACCAAGACTTGttatgtaaacataacatgaaaGCATACTGATGAAAAGaggggggag from Ictalurus furcatus strain D&B chromosome 11, Billie_1.0, whole genome shotgun sequence carries:
- the si:dkey-19e4.5 gene encoding UBA_like_SF and PTH2 domain-containing protein yields the protein MESSEQCPPDSAQQEVNPVFLQQLRELDIPEEAARQALLHTRNVSAEEAAMYYFNKLENEEEGDEDVMFKMVFVVNMELSMGVGKVAAQVGHAAVALYQAMQEKNTWREMAWKWDHAGAKKIVLQGTNMAHLLELQALAMSLSLPTKLIQDAGLTQVEPGSSTVLAIMGDEEMVNNVTGSLKLL